Genomic window (Drosophila biarmipes strain raj3 unplaced genomic scaffold, RU_DBia_V1.1 ptg000029l, whole genome shotgun sequence):
GTCACTACTTTCTCAACTCTCTCAAACAGAGAGTTTGTAGATCTCAACGACTTTAAAGATCACCAGAACCAGGAGGTTTCCAACGATGAGCTTCATGGTCTTGATCACATCTCTGCGGTGCTGAGAAGGTTAGAGGTACTGCCGGCCACTCTGGACGTCTTGCTGTCCATCTTGGGGTCTTTAAGGCATCCAGTTGGTTCACTTGTACTCTTCATCCTCCGGGGTTGGTACCCAAACTTCCTTCAGGATAAGGGTATCTTCCTGGGAAAGAGGTAGACGTCCTTTGGAACACTAGTCTTCTTCTAGTCGTGATCGTCACTTCGGGGAGTGGTACTTCTGGACCGGGACATCAGAACAAATTCTGGGATCTTTTATACCGGACTAGAGCAATCGCTAGCTCCTCCATATTGTATTAATTAACCACCTGCCGGAGTacggttaccagtaggtcaaTCGTGGCCTGCCGGGCATGCACTCCCAGATTGGGCTCCACCGATATAGTTCCAGGCGGCGCGGTTCATGCGCCTGCCCGCCTTTCCCGTCGTCTTTTGTAGCCGAGCAATGCGTCTCCGTATACGCGCTAGTTGCTCGTGGATCCGATATTCATTTTTTGCCGAATATCTTTTTCCTGTTCTGCGATTACTTTCTCGTCGTCAGTGGTGTAAATTTGTATCCAGCATCCCTGCATACATTCCTCATCGAGCTGTATGCTCCGGCCTAATTCGTTCATCCAGTCGATGAGGAGGCCAAGGTACGATGACTGGTCCTCATGGCGCACTTGAAGCTTTCGAAGCTGGCGGGCGGCTAAGATAGCTTGGTCATGATTGCTCTTCATCGTGTGTGGTACCATTTCGGTTCCTGACAAAATCGTCCATCAGAGCAGTTAATACGATTAACCATGGAACGGTTTCGCACCACGTTTACTCTTATTGACAACTCGCATCCCCAGAGACGCCGTACGGTGCGTACAGAAGAAGCTATTGCTACTGTAGAGCGTAGCATTGAGGAAGACCCGAATGAGTCCATCCTCCATCTAGCACAGGAACTGGATCTGTGTCCATTCACTTTATGGAAGATTTTGCGGAAGGATCTTGGCTTGCGTGCTTACAAAATCCAACTGGTGCAAGAATTGAAGCCAAACGATCACCAAGCAAGGCGTAGATTCTTCGAATGTGCCCAAAACGAGATTGTCGTTGTTCCCGATTTTCATAAGCGAATTTTGTTTAGCGATGAAGCGCACTTCTGTTTGAATGGCTACgtcaacaaacaaaactacCGCGTTTGGAGTGAAGCTAATCCTCAAGTGTATGTCGGATAGAGCCATGATTTCATTCCTGAATTGAACAGCCACTATTTCCAGGAGCTCTGGTTCCAACAAGACGGCGCAACATGTCACACAGCTCGCGCCACTATCTATTTGTTGAAAGACACGTTTGGTGACCGCCTAATTTCACGTTTTGGACCTGTAAATTGGCCTCCAAGATCTTGTGATTTAACACCGCTAGACTACTTTCTGTGGGGCTATGTAAAGTCATTGGTCTATGCTGATAAGGCACAAACGCTTGACCATTTGGAAGACAGCATTCGCCGATATACGGCCGCAAATGTTGGGAAAAGTCATCGAAAATTGAACGTCCAGATTGGACTACATCCGAGCCAGCCGTGGCGGTCATATGCCAGAAATCATATATATAATGTAATGCCACAAGATTatctttcgaataaaaaaaatcatgtcTATCGAATAATCCATCcttgttttattgcaacttaaagttctatacctctaaaaaaaacaGCCGTTATTAGAATCTATTGAATGTAAGGTATATAGTCGAACGGTCTTATCGGAGAATTATGAAAATTTTTCAGGATCGATTGCAAATTCGCAGTTTATAGCTACTAGAATAGTATGCAGGCTATAAATAAGCTCCAAGTTGAGTTAGTGAGTTATAGATGCAAATAATGTTGTATTAGAAAAAGCCCTCTAGCTGTATTGCCATCTTTCGTGTTTCCGCTGCCATTCTGTTTTAACTTATCTACATGTAATCCCATTTCTTGccacattttcttttgtacaTGTTCTTTTTTAGAAATCATATCGAGTTTGTCACTTTCGATTCTTGcttgccatttttaaatttcaatctATTAGATATTTTTAGGAGTAATTCAAAAACTCGTATCAACTTATTCCACACTGAAGGTGTCCAGGTTTCGGATTAAAAGAATTCTGGTTAATAGCATCCATAAATTGTTTTGGGCCTGCTTCTCAAATTGAACATAACTGGCAGGAATTCGTGCCCGTTAACACGTTTACGACCTTTCCGTGTCATGTACATTTCAAATGCGACAGTGATTTTCCTTCTCTCTAAAATGGTTAATACCAAGGGAATCAAATGGTCCATTTGCATGTccaaatcgtttttttttctgtaagGATGTGATCTTTTGCGAATTCCATTTTTAGATGGCGACAAAATCTTGCTGATTGCGGAGTTCtgttatttcaaaatatggtTCCTGCATCATCTATAAACTTCAGGGGTATAATGGTAGTAACAAATAAAGACTGACCTGAGGTGTCTTTTTCGATACACTTAAATCTTtttacaaggtgagttccaaagtaagcaggacttttaaaaaaaagtacagGAACTGGATCTGTGTCCATTCACTTTATGGAAGATTTTGTGGAAGGATCTTGACTTGCGTGCTTACAAAATCCAACTGATGcaagaattattattatcaagcAGGGCGTAGATTCTTCGAATGGGCCCAAAACGAGATTGTCGTTGTTCCCGATTTTCATAAGCGAATTTTGTTTAGTACTTCTTGTTTTGTACTTCTTCAAAAACGATGACGGCCAAAACGTTAAAGTCAATGGTGATCGGTATAGAGCCATGATTTCATTCCTGAATTGAACAGCCACTATTTCCAGGAGCTCTGGTTCCAACAAGACGGAGCAACATGTCAGAGAGCTCGCGCCACTATCTATTTATTGAAAGACACGTTTGGTGACCGCCTAATCAAATGGTCTATTTGCATGTCCAAATCGTTTTTTTTCTGTAAGGATGTGATCTTTTGCGAATTCCATTTTCAGATGGCGACAAAATCTTGCTGATTGCGGAGTTCTGTTATTTCAAGATATAGTTCCTGCATCATCTTTAAACTTCAGGGGTATAATGGTagtaacaaataaagacggaaaaatcaatttattatattcaaaATAGTCATTTAATCGCATGGTGCCATATCAGGTGAATATGAGACGTCGATCGATGAGACGGCGCATTATCAAAACTCCAAGGTAGAATACCGCATTAACGTTTTGGCCaggtggaacaaattctttgtggacattacccttggaatcataaaaacaaattagcattgtcttcacttttgacttctTCAGGCGCGATTTTTGGGTTTCGGCTCGTCCGGCGCCTTTCATACAGCACTTtggcgtttcgtttcgggatcatattgaaaacaccacgtttcgtcaccagtcacaatcttgtaaaggaagttcgggtcttttttgcctctttaatgatgcccttcgaatgttgaattctgagcaatttttggacgtcagtcaatttgtgcAGAACAAACCGTGCAAacaccttttgtaagcccaaaTGTTTGGTCAAAACGCGataaatcgatgttttggaaatgttcagttttatttccatgaatttcaatgatgatttcggctgattttttatgaattcacgcAAAGTTTCAATGGAATTTTCAGTGATCACGGAATTTGGTTGGCCCACATGTACTTTTTCAAGAGTTTGGTacaattttcattattaatgGCTACTTGACTAGGAGGTTTTCTCCTCTTTCACAATAAGCTAATTTTGATCTtacttttcataaattttccatCTCCGAGTgattttctaattatttttaagagacTTTAATAGTCACTGTGAATGCTTATCTCTGAATGTTCGCACATTGCGACGTCTTTTTTTGCAGGTTGCACGGGTATTTATACCCGTATTCatatatataacatatatatgtatagatatatatataaacataaaagTGGGAACTTCATTCCGACAAACTAGCCCAAATCTATTTTAAGAGACTTTAATACACACACACGGCGCACATTGCGACTGCTTCTTTGCAAGTTCGATCTAACATAAATTTcgaaactttttatttttttatttattgcactCCTTTTTTCGTCGATCAGTGTACATTCATCTATTTGaccaaatataaattttagccAGCGCGGAAGagtgtatataaatatacatacaatCGATTTTGGATGCGGCACACGTCAGTTTCAATGCTCGAGATTGAGCTGAACAGTGTAGATCCAATTTCCTGTGTGAGGTGTCAGTTCTAGttcactttaatttatttttaattttgtttgtaattaaaaGTGAATTAGCTTTTTTCAGTTTGTCATATTGTCTTTTTGTTATGCCTTGACAAAAGCAGTTTATGCTTCGATATGGGTCACTACTTTCTCAACTCTCTCAAACAGAGAGTTTGTAGATCTCAACGACTTTAAAGATCACCAGAACCAGGAGGTTTCCAACGATGAGCTTCATGGTCTTGTTCACATCTCTGCGGTGCTGAGAAGGTTAGAGGTACTGCCGGCCACTCTGGACGTCTTGCTGTCCATCTTGGGGTCTTTAAGGCATCCAGTTGGTTCACTTGTACTCTTCATCCTCCGGGGTTGGTACCCAAACTTCCTTCAGGATAAGGGTATCTTCCTGGGAAAGAGGTAGACGTCCTTTGGAACACTAGTCTTCTTCTAGTCGTGATCGTCACTTCGGGGAGTGGTACTTCTGGACCGGGACATCAGAACAAATTCTGGGATCTTTTATACCGGACTAGAGCAATCGCTAGCTCCTCCATATTGTATTAATTAACCACCTGCCGGAGTacggttaccagtaggtcaaTCGTGGCCTGCCGGGCATGCACTCCCAGATTGGGCTCCACCGATATAGTTCCAGGCGGCGCGGTTCATGCGCCTGCCCGCCTTTCCCGTCGTCTTTTGTAGCCGAGCAATGCGTCTCCGTATACGCGCTAGTTGCTCGTGGATCCGATATTCATTTTTTGCCGAATATCTTTTTCCTGTTCTGCGATTACTTTCTCGTCGTCAGTGGTGTATCTTTGTATCCAGCATCCCTGCATACATTCCTCATCGAGCTGTATGCTCCGGCCTAATTCGTTCATCCAGTCGATGAGGAGGCCAAGGTACGATGACTGGTCCTCATGGCGCACTTGAAGCTTTCGAAGCTGGCGGGCGGCTAAGATAGCTTGGTCATGATTGCTCTTCATCGTGTGTGGTACCATTTCGGTTCCTGACAAAATCGTCCATCAGAGCAGTTAATACGATTAACCATGGAACGGTTTCGCACCACGTTTACTCTTATTGACAACTCGCATCCCCAGAGACGCCGTACGGTGCGTACAGAAGAAGCTATTGCTACTGTAGAGCGTAGCATTGAGGAAGACCCGAATGAGTCCATCCTCCATCTAGCACAGGAACTGGATCTGTGTCCATTCACTTTATGGAAGATTTTGCGGAAGGATCTTGGCTTGCGTGCTTACAAAATCCAACTGGTGCAAGAATTGAAGCCAAACGATCACCAAGCAAGGCGTAGATTCTTCGAATGTGCCCAAAACGAGATTGTCGTTGTTCCCGATTTTCATAAGCGAATTTTGTTTAGCGATGAAGCGCACTTCTGTTTGAATGGCTACgtcaacaaacaaaactacCGCGTTTGGAGTGAAGCTAATCCTCAAGTGTATGTCGGATAGAGCCATGATTTCATTCCTGAATTGAACAGCCACTATTTCCAGGAGCTCTGGTTCCAACAAGACGGCGCAACATGTCACACAGCTCGCGCCACTATCTATTTGTTGAAAGACACGTTTGGTGACCGCCTAATTTCACGTTTTGGACCTGTAAATTGGCCTCCAAGATCTTGTGATTTAACACCGCTAGACTACTTTCTGTGGGGCTATGTAAAGTCATTGGTCTATGCTGATAAGGCACAAACGCTTGACCATTTGGAAGACAGCATTCGCCGATATACGGCCGCAAATGTTGGGAAAAGTCATCGAAAATTGAACGTCCAGATTGGACTACATCCGAGCCAGCCGTGGCGGTCATATGCCAGAAATCATATATATAATGTAATGCCACAAGATTatctttcgaataaaaaaaatcatgtctatcgaataatccatcgttgttttattgcaacttaaagttctatacctctaaaaaaaacaGCCGTTATTAGAATCTATTGAATGTAAGGTATATAGTCGAACGGTCTTATCGGAGAATTATGAAAATTTTTCAGGATCGATTGCAAATTCGCAGTTTATAGCTACTAGAATAGTATGCAGGCTATAAATAAGCTCCAAGTTGAGTTAGTGAGTTATAGATGCAAATAATGTTGTATTAGAAAAAGCCCTCTAGCTGTATTGCCATCTTTCGTGTTTCCGCTGCCATTCTGTTTTGACTTATCTACATGTAATCCCATTTCTTGccacattttcttttgtacaTGTTCTTTTTTAGAAATCATATCGAGTTTGTCACTTTCGATTCTTGcttgccatttttaaatttcaatctATTAGATATTTTTAGGAGTAATTCAAAAACTCGTATCAACTTATTCCACACTGAAGGTGTCCAGGTTTCGGCTTAAAAGAATTCTGGTTAATAGCATCCATAAATTGTTTTGGGCCTGCTTCTCAAATTGAACATAACTGGCAGGAATTCGTGCCCGTTAACACGTTTACGACCTTTCCGTGTCATGTACATTTCAAATGCGACAGTGATTTTCCTTCTCTCTAAAATGGTTAATACCAAGGGAATCAAATGGTCCATTTGC
Coding sequences:
- the LOC108036880 gene encoding uncharacterized protein LOC108036880; the encoded protein is MERFRTTFTLIDNSHPQRRRTVRTEEAIATVERSIEEDPNESILHLAQELDLCPFTLWKILRKDLGLRAYKIQLVQELKPNDHQARRRFFECAQNEIVVVPDFHKRILFSDEAHFCLNGYVNKQNYRVWSEANPQVSSGSNKTAQHVTQLAPLSIC
- the LOC127012206 gene encoding uncharacterized protein LOC127012206 isoform X2; this translates as MERFRTTFTLIDNSHPQRRRTVRTEEAIATVERSIEEDPNESILHLAQELDLCPFTLWKILRKDLGLRAYKIQLVQELKPNDHQARRRFFECAQNEIVVVPDFHKRILFSDEAHFCLNGYVNKQNYRVWSEANPQVSSGSNKTAQHVTQLAPLSIC